Proteins from a genomic interval of bacterium:
- a CDS encoding LiaF domain-containing protein, translated as MKIVAGLVILLLGLLFLLKNINVVDVGISGIIRTYWPLVLIVLGIGAIRISRKVRREFRWEKEEVEPEVEGGEIRISRKFGSYDFDFKGKELRSGKIELVLGEASFDIRDAIIPEGHNILKILSKMASVKIKANKEQPLMIKAKVFMGEVKIFENRQSGFVPEVEYKSDTFETSPSKLTLLIKHSMGEVVVNN; from the coding sequence GTGAAGATTGTAGCTGGGTTGGTAATCTTGTTGTTGGGATTACTGTTCCTGTTGAAAAATATTAATGTAGTGGATGTGGGGATATCAGGGATTATCAGGACTTACTGGCCATTGGTGTTGATTGTATTGGGGATAGGAGCGATTCGCATTTCTCGGAAAGTTCGTCGTGAGTTCCGGTGGGAAAAAGAAGAAGTGGAGCCGGAAGTGGAAGGGGGTGAGATAAGAATAAGTCGTAAGTTTGGCTCTTATGATTTTGATTTCAAGGGGAAGGAATTGCGTTCCGGGAAAATTGAGCTGGTGCTTGGGGAAGCGTCGTTTGATATTCGGGACGCAATCATACCGGAAGGCCACAATATTTTAAAGATATTGTCTAAAATGGCCAGTGTGAAAATAAAAGCAAATAAAGAACAGCCGCTCATGATTAAAGCGAAAGTTTTTATGGGTGAGGTGAAGATTTTTGAAAACCGGCAGTCCGGTTTCGTTCCGGAGGTTGAGTATAAGTCTGATACTTTTGAAACTTCGCCTTCCAAATTGACTTTACTGATTAAACATTCTATGGGAGAAGTAGTAGTAAATAATTAA
- a CDS encoding DUF5668 domain-containing protein, producing the protein MYIGLLVIVVGVLFLLKNLGVLAGNFWDVLWPLIIVVAGISMLFGRKKQHRD; encoded by the coding sequence ATGTACATTGGCTTGCTGGTAATTGTTGTAGGTGTATTATTTCTATTAAAAAATTTAGGAGTGCTTGCTGGGAATTTCTGGGATGTTCTCTGGCCGTTGATTATTGTAGTTGCTGGTATTTCGATGCTTTTTGGTCGTAAAAAACAGCATAGAGATTAA
- a CDS encoding MFS transporter, translating to MKKRIFSVLFISVFAAMLGLGIIAPLMPIYAKSLGASGIWLGIIFSGYSLSRAFFMPIIGKLSDRKGRKRFITLGLLLYSVISLVYILAGNVYYLTTVRFFHGLASAMVIPVAMAYVGESAEKGKEGRYMGTFNMSLLLGMGSGPFLGGILNDSFGIASVFYAMAGLTAIAFLITLIFLPDMRFSGIRKTNNPVPFKEIIKNNVMRGLLLYRVITAMGRGGIMAFLPIFASRIDITSSQVGIIISSHIFLIALLQNPFGRLADRYNKFFLVLIGSSVGALALLLTPIARNFWELFLIASLMGLGGAVSMPSAAAITVEVGQRLGMGVSMGLFNTAMSVGMIVAPLIAGVVMDTLGVKPVFFVAGVISLLGTFVFYHYVRRGRMSWESA from the coding sequence ATGAAAAAAAGAATATTTAGTGTTCTATTTATCTCAGTATTTGCGGCAATGCTGGGATTGGGGATTATTGCGCCCCTGATGCCGATTTACGCAAAAAGTTTAGGGGCAAGTGGTATATGGTTGGGGATAATATTTTCCGGTTATTCCCTTTCCCGCGCATTTTTTATGCCAATAATTGGAAAACTCTCTGACAGAAAAGGGAGGAAGAGATTTATAACATTGGGATTGTTATTGTATTCTGTAATTTCCTTGGTATATATCCTGGCTGGTAATGTTTACTATCTAACGACTGTCAGGTTTTTCCACGGACTTGCATCGGCGATGGTTATTCCTGTGGCAATGGCATATGTCGGGGAGAGTGCAGAAAAAGGGAAAGAGGGCAGGTATATGGGAACATTCAATATGTCACTTCTTTTAGGGATGGGTTCTGGTCCTTTTCTGGGTGGTATTCTGAATGATTCTTTTGGAATTGCATCAGTATTTTACGCGATGGCAGGTTTAACAGCAATCGCATTTTTGATAACGTTGATATTTTTGCCGGATATGAGGTTTTCGGGAATAAGGAAAACGAACAATCCAGTTCCATTTAAGGAAATCATCAAAAATAATGTTATGAGAGGACTCCTTCTTTATAGAGTTATTACTGCGATGGGAAGAGGTGGAATAATGGCGTTTCTGCCGATTTTTGCTTCCAGAATAGATATAACTTCATCTCAGGTGGGAATAATAATTTCTTCTCATATATTTCTTATTGCCTTGTTACAGAATCCATTTGGTAGGTTAGCAGATAGGTATAATAAGTTTTTTTTGGTGTTGATAGGTTCGAGTGTGGGGGCGCTGGCATTGTTACTGACACCAATTGCTCGTAATTTTTGGGAGTTATTTCTTATCGCTTCTCTTATGGGGCTTGGCGGTGCGGTATCGATGCCTTCTGCAGCAGCTATAACAGTAGAAGTGGGTCAAAGATTAGGAATGGGCGTTTCCATGGGACTATTCAATACAGCGATGAGCGTGGGTATGATAGTGGCGCCGTTAATAGCAGGTGTAGTTATGGATACTTTAGGGGTGAAACCTGTGTTCTTTGTGGCGGGAGTGATAAGCCTTTTGGGTACGTTTGTCTTTTACCATTATGTCAGACGAGGTCGCATGTCCTGGGAGTCAGCTTAA
- a CDS encoding DUF302 domain-containing protein: MINYGFTKEVKLPFEEVIAVVTEELKKEGFGILTRIDVQEKFKEKLGIDFKKYVILGVCNPASAHKAIVAEENIGLMLPCNVIVYEKEDKTVVSIIKPTVAMRMIENEELKQIATQVETKLKNVFYSI, from the coding sequence ATGATTAATTATGGATTTACCAAAGAAGTAAAACTACCCTTTGAGGAGGTGATAGCAGTAGTAACCGAAGAATTAAAGAAAGAGGGCTTTGGAATTTTGACTAGAATCGACGTTCAGGAAAAATTCAAGGAAAAACTGGGCATTGACTTCAAGAAATATGTGATTCTGGGGGTTTGTAATCCAGCCAGCGCTCACAAGGCTATTGTTGCTGAAGAAAATATAGGGTTAATGCTTCCTTGTAATGTTATTGTGTATGAGAAAGAAGATAAAACTGTGGTTTCGATTATCAAACCGACAGTGGCGATGCGAATGATTGAGAATGAAGAGTTGAAACAGATTGCAACGCAGGTAGAGACAAAATTAAAAAATGTTTTTTATTCTATATAG
- a CDS encoding sulfurtransferase TusA family protein — protein MAEIKVDVRGETCPVPLVETRKALRKASPGDIVEVIGNHPPSKKEIPMAVKALGLELMEVQQEGEVWKIRIRR, from the coding sequence GTGGCTGAGATAAAAGTAGATGTGAGAGGTGAGACTTGCCCGGTACCATTAGTGGAGACCCGCAAGGCTTTGCGAAAAGCATCACCAGGGGATATAGTGGAGGTTATCGGGAACCATCCACCTTCTAAGAAAGAGATACCAATGGCGGTTAAGGCTTTGGGGCTGGAACTGATGGAGGTGCAACAGGAAGGAGAAGTGTGGAAAATCAGGATACGCAGATGA
- a CDS encoding DsrE/DsrF/DrsH-like family protein, giving the protein MADKATLIVHSGDMDKLYSALIIGNGALSMGMEVSLYFTFWGLQRLKKGGLEKGSLSRMNLLGLGKWMVRRRMKKVRMASLEKLLQDFKELGGKIIACEMTMEIMGIKQKDLRQDLIDDYGAVGVYIQEARESTITLFI; this is encoded by the coding sequence ATGGCCGATAAAGCTACCCTAATAGTTCATAGTGGCGACATGGACAAGCTGTACAGTGCCCTTATCATAGGCAACGGGGCGCTTTCAATGGGGATGGAAGTGTCACTTTACTTCACCTTTTGGGGGCTCCAGCGTCTCAAGAAAGGGGGGCTGGAAAAAGGGTCTCTCTCCAGGATGAATCTCCTGGGCCTCGGCAAGTGGATGGTGAGGCGTCGGATGAAAAAGGTCAGAATGGCTTCTTTAGAGAAGCTCCTGCAGGACTTCAAGGAACTTGGAGGTAAAATCATTGCCTGTGAAATGACAATGGAGATAATGGGAATAAAACAGAAGGACTTGCGCCAGGACCTGATAGACGATTACGGCGCTGTGGGAGTTTACATACAAGAAGCAAGGGAATCAACAATAACCCTGTTCATATAA
- a CDS encoding cysteine desulfurase family protein, with the protein MLDKVVYLDNAASTRLDERVLEVMKPYFFDVYAVATSEFGYSQGIEARETLDKARGVLANVLGASQKELIFTSGSTESSNIALKGVALALGEKKGKHIIISKIEDFPVLHSAKALEKQGFRVTYLDVDNDGFVNLDQLRESIVDETVLVSVQHANQEIGTIQDIETIARICREKGVLFHTDATHTFTRVPLDVKKVSMDLITVSAHTIHGPRSIGGLYIRKGTPISKWVDGGFQEFDLRAGIENIPGAVGFAKAVELVTPEENERLEAMRDHLIERVLAEIPSTTLNGHRRKRIPQNVNITFHLVEGESITLHLDMRGFAVSTGSACFSRSLEASHVILGIGGDHERAHGSVRFTFGRYNTIEDVDAVVETLAEVVRELRIISPLGKEEEQEED; encoded by the coding sequence ATGTTGGACAAAGTTGTTTACCTGGACAATGCAGCGTCCACCCGGCTGGATGAGCGGGTGCTGGAGGTGATGAAGCCATACTTCTTTGATGTCTATGCCGTTGCCACATCGGAATTCGGCTACTCCCAGGGTATAGAAGCTCGGGAGACGCTGGACAAGGCCAGGGGGGTTCTTGCCAATGTTCTGGGGGCCTCCCAGAAGGAATTGATTTTCACCTCAGGAAGCACTGAATCCAGTAACATAGCTCTAAAGGGGGTAGCACTTGCTCTTGGCGAGAAAAAAGGTAAGCACATTATCATCTCCAAAATCGAGGACTTCCCTGTCCTTCACAGCGCCAAAGCTCTGGAAAAACAGGGCTTCCGGGTGACTTATCTGGACGTGGATAATGATGGCTTTGTGAACCTGGACCAGCTCAGAGAGTCCATCGTTGATGAGACCGTCCTGGTCTCCGTCCAGCATGCTAACCAGGAAATTGGCACAATCCAGGACATTGAAACTATCGCTCGCATATGTCGGGAAAAAGGAGTGCTTTTCCACACCGATGCCACCCACACTTTCACCAGAGTGCCTCTGGATGTTAAGAAGGTGTCGATGGATTTAATCACCGTCTCAGCCCATACAATCCACGGACCCAGGAGTATCGGTGGTCTTTACATCCGCAAGGGCACGCCCATTTCCAAGTGGGTGGACGGTGGCTTCCAGGAGTTTGACCTGCGCGCGGGGATAGAAAATATCCCCGGGGCGGTGGGCTTTGCTAAAGCGGTAGAACTGGTTACCCCCGAAGAGAACGAGAGGCTGGAGGCTATGCGTGACCACCTCATTGAGCGGGTGCTTGCTGAGATACCATCCACTACCCTGAACGGTCACCGCCGGAAGAGGATTCCCCAGAACGTCAACATCACCTTCCACTTAGTGGAGGGTGAATCCATCACTCTGCATCTGGATATGCGGGGCTTTGCCGTGAGCACCGGTTCGGCCTGCTTCAGCCGTTCTTTAGAGGCCAGCCACGTTATCCTTGGGATAGGTGGTGACCACGAAAGGGCACACGGATCGGTGCGCTTCACGTTCGGGCGCTATAACACTATCGAAGATGTAGACGCCGTGGTGGAGACACTAGCCGAGGTGGTACGGGAGCTAAGAATTATCAGTCCTTTGGGTAAAGAAGAAGAACAGGAGGAGGATTAG
- a CDS encoding iron-sulfur cluster assembly scaffold protein, with protein sequence MKFPYSEKVLEHFRHPRNVGKIKNPDGKAVEGSPACGDMVAVYIKVDPKTRRIADVKFESYGCASNIATGSIITELAKGKTIDEARKVTWKQASEALGGLPPIKVHCSVLAVEGLRSAIQNYEERHGLVKNRKPTTVEEVRKRLKKVINPISGLSLVRTNLVKDIEVKDGTVRVVINLPANHQFASAIKEEIVDKIEHLWDVKKLVVEFTE encoded by the coding sequence ATGAAATTCCCATATAGTGAAAAAGTGCTGGAACACTTTCGCCACCCCCGCAACGTAGGTAAGATTAAGAATCCCGACGGTAAGGCAGTGGAGGGCAGCCCGGCTTGCGGCGATATGGTGGCGGTTTATATAAAAGTCGACCCCAAGACCAGGCGCATCGCCGACGTCAAATTTGAGTCTTACGGTTGCGCTTCTAACATTGCTACCGGTTCCATTATCACCGAGCTGGCCAAAGGTAAGACCATTGACGAGGCCAGGAAGGTTACCTGGAAGCAGGCTTCGGAAGCTCTGGGAGGGCTTCCGCCGATCAAGGTTCACTGCTCGGTGCTGGCGGTAGAAGGGTTGCGTTCGGCCATCCAAAACTACGAAGAGCGCCATGGCCTGGTTAAGAATCGGAAGCCTACCACGGTGGAGGAGGTGCGTAAGCGTCTGAAGAAGGTTATTAACCCCATAAGCGGGTTGAGTCTGGTGCGCACAAATTTGGTCAAGGACATAGAGGTAAAGGATGGAACCGTGCGGGTGGTGATTAACCTGCCTGCCAATCACCAATTTGCTTCCGCCATCAAGGAAGAAATCGTGGATAAGATAGAGCACCTGTGGGATGTGAAGAAATTAGTGGTTGAGTTTACGGAATAA
- a CDS encoding SHOCT domain-containing protein, which translates to MKKLFLLLAMILSFSGRVFAKGNYGGHMGYWGHMTNCGFGGIFMWIIFLIVIGVAIYLVVQATKSKGPESPYRETPMEILKKRYAKGEITKEEFDKMKKDLES; encoded by the coding sequence ATGAAAAAATTATTTTTGCTGTTGGCAATGATTCTATCCTTCTCGGGTAGAGTTTTCGCTAAGGGCAATTATGGCGGACACATGGGTTATTGGGGTCATATGACGAATTGCGGATTTGGAGGAATCTTTATGTGGATAATATTTCTGATTGTGATTGGCGTGGCGATTTACCTTGTTGTACAAGCTACAAAATCGAAAGGTCCAGAGAGTCCTTATAGAGAGACTCCCATGGAAATTTTAAAGAAACGTTATGCTAAGGGTGAAATTACGAAAGAAGAATTCGATAAAATGAAGAAAGATTTGGAAAGTTAA
- a CDS encoding DUF378 domain-containing protein yields the protein MPKLNSLQWVALILIIVGGLNWGLVGLFDFDLVAAIFGMMSALSRIVYILVGLSAIYTLGTLGKLSK from the coding sequence ATGCCAAAGCTAAATTCGCTGCAATGGGTAGCTCTGATATTGATTATCGTTGGCGGATTGAACTGGGGATTGGTTGGTCTTTTTGATTTTGACCTGGTTGCTGCTATTTTTGGCATGATGTCGGCCTTGTCACGCATTGTGTACATTCTGGTTGGTCTCTCCGCTATTTACACTTTGGGAACATTGGGGAAGCTGAGCAAATAA
- a CDS encoding TspO/MBR family protein: MKIASISRLIVSILVCQLAGIVGSAFTRASIPTWYATLQKPAFTPPNWLFAPVWTILFLLMGISAYLIWREGLANRQVSIALSIFGIQLVLNIFWSFFFFKLQSPLYGFVEIVILWLAILFTILYFLKISRTASLLLLPYLFWVSFAAVLNFYIMKLNP, from the coding sequence ATGAAAATTGCGAGTATCTCCAGACTCATTGTTTCTATTCTTGTGTGCCAATTGGCGGGGATTGTTGGTTCAGCATTCACTCGTGCTTCAATCCCAACGTGGTATGCTACTTTGCAAAAACCAGCATTTACCCCGCCCAACTGGCTTTTTGCTCCTGTCTGGACTATACTTTTTCTGCTAATGGGTATATCTGCTTATTTGATATGGCGTGAAGGACTGGCAAACAGGCAGGTAAGTATAGCTCTATCTATTTTTGGAATCCAACTTGTTCTAAACATATTCTGGTCATTCTTTTTCTTCAAATTGCAATCCCCGCTTTACGGTTTTGTAGAGATAGTAATACTTTGGCTTGCGATTTTGTTCACAATTCTATATTTCTTAAAGATTTCCAGGACAGCGAGCTTGTTGCTTCTGCCATATCTCTTCTGGGTAAGTTTTGCAGCAGTTCTGAATTTTTACATAATGAAGCTTAATCCCTGA